Within the Microbacterium terricola genome, the region GATCCGCACCAGATCGTGCACCCCGAGCCGGAGGGCCGCTGGCAGCAGTTCGTGTACTCGGTGTCAGGCCACCGCATCAACCTCGGCGACGGCAGGCGCGCCAGGGAGCGCAAGGCGCTCGATCGCCGGATCGCCGCACCCCTGACCGGTGCCGCGCGCTTCGTGCCGGTGATGTCGCGCAAGGGCGGCGTCGGCAAGACCACCGTCACCACCATCCTGGGCATGGCGCTCGCCGACGCCCGCGACGACCGCGTGATCGCGATCGACGCCAACCCCGACCGCGGCACCCTCGCCGAGCGCATCGCGCACCGCAGTGGCCGCACCGTCCGCGATCTGGTCCGCACCCGCGGTGAGGTGGGCGGCTTCAACGACGTCTCCACCATCGTCGCCCGTGACGACACGCGCCTCGATGTGCTCGCCTCCGACAGCGACCCGCGGGTCTCCGAGGCCTTCAGCGACCACGACTACAACGACGTCGCCGCGATCGCCGCGCATTACTACTCCATCGTCCTGACCGACACCGGCACCGGCATCGTCCACTCGGTGATGGGCGCCACACTCGAGATCGCCGATCAGCTCGTCATCATCGCCGGGCTCAGCGTGGACGAGGCGCGTCTCGCGTCGGAGACGCTCACGTGGCTGGAGAGCAACGGATACAGCGTCGCCGCGCGCAATGCGGTCGTCGTGCTGAACAACTCTCGTCCCGGCGCCCCGCTCGTGCGCGCCGACGAGCTCGAGGCGCACTTCCGCAGCCGCGTCCGCGCGGTCGTGCGGGTGCCGTACGACGCGCACATCGCCGCCGGCTCGGCCATCTCGTTCACCGAGCTGCAGCCGGCCACCCGTGAGGCGGCCAGGCAGCTCGCCGCCGCGGTCGTCGAGGGCCTGCGCGCCCAGGCGCCGGCAGCGTAGGCCGCACCATGGCAGTTCGCACCATCCGTGTGTTCGGCGACCCCGTCCTGCGGCAGGCCTGTGCCCCGATCACCGAGATCGACGAGGGCGTGCACGCCCTCGTGGCCGACCTCCTCGACACCGTCGCACTCCCCGGCCGCGCCGGCGTCGCCGCCCCGCAGATCGGCGTGGGCCTGCGCGCCTTCAGCTACAACGTCGACGGCGTCATCGGCTACATCCTCAACCCCGTGCTCGTCGAGGTGTCCGGCGAGCCGGAGCCGATCGGCGAGGGCTGCCTGTCCGTGCCGAACCTCTGGCACGACGCCGTGCGCCACCCGCATGCGCGGGTGACCGGCATCGACCTCGCCGGCGACGAGGTCGAGCTCGAAGGCGACGGCCTCTTCGCCCAGATGCTCCAGCACGAGACCGATCACCTCGACGGGATGCTGTACCTCGCGCGACTCACGCCGGAGGAGCGCAAGATCGCGATGCGCGAGATCCGCGAGAGCAGCTGGTAGCGGCTCACCCCACCGCGACGGCGCAGCATCCGCCGACGAAGAAGGCCCGACCCCAGAGGGGCCGGGCCTTCCTGCACATCGCTCGTCAGCCGAGCGAGACGTTCGTCGTGGAGACGGGGACGTTGTAGAGCTCGGCGATCTCGCCCGCGAAGTCGTCGAGGATCACGTTGCGCTTGATGCTCATCTTCGGGGTGAGGTGCCCGCTCGCCTCGGTCCACTCGCTGTCGAGGATCGTGAACTTGCGGATCGACTCGGCCCGCGAGACCACGGTGTTCGCCTCGTCGATCGCGCGCTGGATCTCGGCGCGCACGGCGCCGTTCTTGGCGGCGTCGGCCAGCGACAGGTCCTTGGGCAGGTCGTTGTTCGCGAGCCAGGTGGGCAGCATCTCCGGGTCGAGGGTGACCAGCGCCGAGATGAACGGCTTCTGGTCGCCGACGACGACGACCTGACCGACGATCGGGTTGGCGCGGATCGGGTCCTCGAGCGCGGCGGGAGCGACGTTCTTGCCGCCGGCCGTGACGATGATCTCCTTCTTGCGACCCGTGATGGTGAGGAAGCCCTCGTCGTCGAAGGAGCCGATGTCGCCGGTCTTGAACCAGCCGTCGTTGAAGGCCGCCGCGGTGGCCTCCTCGTTGCGCCAGTACTCGCGGAACACGTTGATGCCGCGGACCTCGACCTCGCCGTCCTCGGCCAGACGGATGCCGACGCCGGGCAGCGCGGGGCCGACCGTGCCGATCTTCGCCTTGCTGGGGATGTTCACCGATGCCGGGGCGGTCGTCTCGGTGAGGCCGTAGCCCTCGAGGATCGTCACGCCCAGGCTGTGGAAGAAGTGCCCGAGGCGCGGGCCCAGCGGGGCGGAGCCCGACACGGCGTAGACGACCCGGCCGCCCATGGCCTCGCGCAGCTTCGAGTACACGAGCCGGTCGAACAGGGCGAACTTGATCTTCGTGAGCAGCGGGACCTTCTTGCCGTCCTGCAGGAGGCTGGAGTGCTCGATCGCGGTGTGGGCGGCGGCGCGGAAGATCTTGCCCTTGCCGCCGGCCTCGGCCTTCTGCTCGGCCGAGTTGTACACCTTCTCGAACACGCGCGGCACGGCCAGCAGGAACGTGGGCTTGAACGAGCCGAGCGCCGGCAGCAGCTGCTTCGTGTCGGGCTGGTGGCCCGTCTTCACACCGGCGTGGATGTCGAGGATGGAGATGAAGCGCGCGAACACGTGCGCCGTGGTGATGAACAGCAGCGTCGAGGCGCCGGGCGTCGAGACGACCTCGTTCAGCGAGAGCGCGGAGTTGCGCGACAGCTCGACGAAGTTGCTGTGCGTCAGCACGCAGCCCTTCGGGCGCCCGGTCGAGCCGGACGTGTAGATGAGGGTGGCGATGTCGGCGCCGTTCGCGATCTGGCGGCGGCGCTCGATCTCGGCGTCGGTGACCTCGGCGCCGTCGGCGACGAGCTTGTCGAGGTCGCCGGCGTGCATCTCCCAGACGGAGCGGAGCAGGGGCAGCTCTGCGCGCACCTCGGCCAGGCGCTCGGAGTGGTCGTGCGACTCGGCGATGCAGGCGATCGCACCGGAGTCCGTCAGGTTCCACTTGATCTGCGCGGCCGAGCTGGTCTCGTAGATCGGCACCATCACCGCACCGGCGTAGAAGAGCGCGAAGTCGACCAGCGTCCAGTCGTACGTGGTGCGGGCGATGAACCCGACCTTGTCGCCGGGTTCGATGCCGGCGGCCGCGAGGCCCTTGGCCAGCGCGATCACCTGCGACTCGAACTCCTTGGCCGTGATGTCGCGCCAGCCCTCACCGTCCGGGACGGCGAACAGCGCCAGATCGGGTGTGGCCTTGACTCGCTCGACCAGCAGGTCGGCGACGTTCGCCTGCGGGTCGGCGGGGACGATCGCGGGGACTTCGAATTGCACCACGGCAGCTCCTTCGGTACCGGTTGGGGGGATCGGGTGAACCTCGGATCGAGTCTAACCCGCCGTCAGGCGGCTCCACGGGGGATGCGCGGGCGCGACGCCTGGATAGACTGCAAGGCGCCGTCGCGCACGCGGGGGCGACAGTGTCTTCGGAAGGTGCGCAGTGCTCAAGGTCGGGATCGACATCGGTGGGACGAAGATCGCCGGAGGCGTCGTCGACGCAGACGGTCGAATCGTCGAGAAGCTGCGAGTGGAGACCCCCGTCGCGCCGGCGCAGCTGGCGGATGCGGTCATCGACATGGCGAACCACTTCGCCGCCCACCACGACATCTCCGCCGTCGGCGTGGCCGCGGCGGGCTTCGTCGACGGCGACCGCGGCGTCGTCGTGCACGCGCCGAACATCGCGTGGCGCAACGAGCCGCTGAAGGCGCGCCTCGAGGAGCGCATCGACCTGCCCGTCACGGTCGACAACGACGCGAACGCGGCCGGCTGGGCGGAGTTCCGCTTCGGGGCGGGCCGCGACGTGGACGACATGGTGATGCTGACCATGGGCACCGGCGTCGGCGGTGCGGTCATCTCGCACGGCACTCTGTACCGGGGCGGCCACGGCCTGGCCGGCGAGCTCGGACACATCCGCTTCATCCGGGGCGGACGACCCTGCGGATGCGGGCAGAACGGCTGCCTGGAGCAGTACGCGTCGGGACGTGCACTGCAGCGCGAAGCCGGCGAGATCGCCGACGGCGGCGGCATCGGCGCAGCGCTCGCGGAGCTGCGCGCGGAGAAGGGCGCCATCTCGGGTCCCGCGGTCTCGCGGCTCGTGCTGGCGGGCGACCCCGGTGCGATCGAGGCGCTGCGCCGCGTGGCGACCGCCCTCGGCGAGGCGTGCGGCGGCTTCCAGGCCGTGCTCGACCCCCAGCTCTACGTCATCGGCGGGGGAGTGGCCGAGCTCGGCGCCGACCTGCTCGACCCGGTGCGCCTGGCCTACGGCACGTCGCTCCCCGGCTACGGCGACCGCCCTGTGGCCGAGTTCGCGATCGCCGAGCTCGGCAACGACGCCGGCCTGATCGGCGCGGCCGACCTGGCGGTCACGAGGGACTGACGATGTTCTACTGGCTGATGAAGTACGTGGTGATCGGTCCGATCGTCAAGGCGATCTGGCGCCCATGGGTCGTCGGCCGCCGCAACATCCCGGTCGAGGGCGCCGCGATCCTCGCGAGCAACCACCTCTCCGTCAGCGACTCCGTCTTCCTCCCGCTCATGATCGACCGCCCGGTGTCGTTCCTCGCCAAGAGCGACTACTTCACCGGCAAGGGACTGAAGGGCTGGGCGACCCGCGTCTTCATGAAGGCCACCGGCCAGATCCCGATCGACCGCTCCGGCGGCAAGGCGTCCGAGGCGTCGCTGAACACCGGCCTCCAGGTGCTCGGGCGCGGCGACCTGCTCGGCATCTACCCGGAGGGGACCCGCAGCCCCGACGGGCGCCTGTACCGCGGCCGCACCGGCATCGCCCGGATGGCGCTCGAGGCGCACGTGCCGGTCGTCCCCGTGGTGATGGTCGACACCGACACGATGATGCCGATCGGCACCACGGTCCCGCGGGTCGTCCGCGTGGGCGTCGTCATCGGCGAGCCGATCGACTTCTCGCGCTTCGCGGGCATGGAGGGCGACCGCTACATCCTCCGCTCGGTCACCGACGAGATCATGGTGGCGCTCCAGCGACTGGGGGAGCAGCAGTACGACGACGTGTACGCCTCGACCGTGAAGGACCGCGCCACGGGCGGTGCGTGACGCCCGTCACGTGGAGCCGCGTGCCGGATCAGCCCGGATAGACTGAGCGGATGCCCGAGCAGCTCGATCCCCTCGACCACTGGCGCACTCTGCCCATCAAGCAGCAGCCGAACTGGCCGGATGCGGATGCGGTCGCCG harbors:
- a CDS encoding AMP-dependent synthetase/ligase — its product is MVQFEVPAIVPADPQANVADLLVERVKATPDLALFAVPDGEGWRDITAKEFESQVIALAKGLAAAGIEPGDKVGFIARTTYDWTLVDFALFYAGAVMVPIYETSSAAQIKWNLTDSGAIACIAESHDHSERLAEVRAELPLLRSVWEMHAGDLDKLVADGAEVTDAEIERRRQIANGADIATLIYTSGSTGRPKGCVLTHSNFVELSRNSALSLNEVVSTPGASTLLFITTAHVFARFISILDIHAGVKTGHQPDTKQLLPALGSFKPTFLLAVPRVFEKVYNSAEQKAEAGGKGKIFRAAAHTAIEHSSLLQDGKKVPLLTKIKFALFDRLVYSKLREAMGGRVVYAVSGSAPLGPRLGHFFHSLGVTILEGYGLTETTAPASVNIPSKAKIGTVGPALPGVGIRLAEDGEVEVRGINVFREYWRNEEATAAAFNDGWFKTGDIGSFDDEGFLTITGRKKEIIVTAGGKNVAPAALEDPIRANPIVGQVVVVGDQKPFISALVTLDPEMLPTWLANNDLPKDLSLADAAKNGAVRAEIQRAIDEANTVVSRAESIRKFTILDSEWTEASGHLTPKMSIKRNVILDDFAGEIAELYNVPVSTTNVSLG
- a CDS encoding lysophospholipid acyltransferase family protein, with the translated sequence MFYWLMKYVVIGPIVKAIWRPWVVGRRNIPVEGAAILASNHLSVSDSVFLPLMIDRPVSFLAKSDYFTGKGLKGWATRVFMKATGQIPIDRSGGKASEASLNTGLQVLGRGDLLGIYPEGTRSPDGRLYRGRTGIARMALEAHVPVVPVVMVDTDTMMPIGTTVPRVVRVGVVIGEPIDFSRFAGMEGDRYILRSVTDEIMVALQRLGEQQYDDVYASTVKDRATGGA
- a CDS encoding peptide deformylase → MAVRTIRVFGDPVLRQACAPITEIDEGVHALVADLLDTVALPGRAGVAAPQIGVGLRAFSYNVDGVIGYILNPVLVEVSGEPEPIGEGCLSVPNLWHDAVRHPHARVTGIDLAGDEVELEGDGLFAQMLQHETDHLDGMLYLARLTPEERKIAMREIRESSW
- a CDS encoding MinD/ParA family ATP-binding protein, whose amino-acid sequence is MLSDSGSLATAGFDILGTHTAQVSVALPHDEDDDLGDDDVLGDEVEYERLSADTVEGEVVDDEPVDEALDHAYPGEEAEDRIEDAVEVQDAVDHVSQEPEEARVDKDAAPARYESHVPVIAPIGEVVPTTTGSHPSTRREAHQLEVPMTSKRVGEFEPSRETADLLTPDRLLDPHQIVHPEPEGRWQQFVYSVSGHRINLGDGRRARERKALDRRIAAPLTGAARFVPVMSRKGGVGKTTVTTILGMALADARDDRVIAIDANPDRGTLAERIAHRSGRTVRDLVRTRGEVGGFNDVSTIVARDDTRLDVLASDSDPRVSEAFSDHDYNDVAAIAAHYYSIVLTDTGTGIVHSVMGATLEIADQLVIIAGLSVDEARLASETLTWLESNGYSVAARNAVVVLNNSRPGAPLVRADELEAHFRSRVRAVVRVPYDAHIAAGSAISFTELQPATREAARQLAAAVVEGLRAQAPAA
- a CDS encoding ROK family glucokinase, translating into MLKVGIDIGGTKIAGGVVDADGRIVEKLRVETPVAPAQLADAVIDMANHFAAHHDISAVGVAAAGFVDGDRGVVVHAPNIAWRNEPLKARLEERIDLPVTVDNDANAAGWAEFRFGAGRDVDDMVMLTMGTGVGGAVISHGTLYRGGHGLAGELGHIRFIRGGRPCGCGQNGCLEQYASGRALQREAGEIADGGGIGAALAELRAEKGAISGPAVSRLVLAGDPGAIEALRRVATALGEACGGFQAVLDPQLYVIGGGVAELGADLLDPVRLAYGTSLPGYGDRPVAEFAIAELGNDAGLIGAADLAVTRD